A region of Pontiella agarivorans DNA encodes the following proteins:
- a CDS encoding zincin-like metallopeptidase domain-containing protein, with translation MPEVAVPQREHEPLEIAERILTNMPDIGYGRTLASYSPSMDTISMPCPEWFESREEFYGALWHECAHGTEESHSSGLDCPPSRNYLQGIDVPLAGQP, from the coding sequence GTGCCCGAGGTTGCGGTTCCCCAACGGGAACACGAACCGCTGGAGATTGCCGAGCGGATTCTGACAAACATGCCCGACATCGGCTATGGCCGGACGCTGGCGTCGTATTCGCCATCGATGGACACCATATCCATGCCCTGCCCTGAGTGGTTTGAATCCCGGGAGGAATTTTACGGGGCACTCTGGCACGAATGTGCGCATGGAACCGAAGAGTCCCATTCAAGCGGTCTGGACTGCCCGCCGTCCCGGAATTACCTTCAAGGAATCGATGTTCCACTGGCTGGGCAACCTTAA
- a CDS encoding arylsulfatase, with protein sequence MKKFFIRGVFVILLLIASYTAFGKANKRAEGRPNIVLIMVDDMGYSDIGCYGGEIETPNLDRLAANGIRYSEFYNTSKCNTSRESLLMGRYVNRVSEHKNFSSGPTLGELAQQAGYRTLWAGKNHNSIRPPERGFDRFFGIQGGLSNFFCPARKTADGRPVPYTGTSVNEWMVHDEWVELFVPTDPEFYVTDAITDNALLWLKEYSGEDKPFFLYLAYTAPHAPLQAREQDIKKYEGRYDVGYQEIRKQRYKRAVKDGVFNPETAPFHPQKITQWDSLSPEEKELEADRMEVYAAMIDRVDQNVGRVLSELEVRGELDNTLILFMSDNGANGSRGDEYKDYYTPTGNEQLGGMFSWEFLGKNWAMVANSPLGYYKKTSHEGGVCSPMIAYWPEGIPLKNGWVHEPAHLVDIMSTLLDLTDLRYPSEFNGEPAKPNEGISLLPSFRGEPLAVRKHKIGNDYKFGKMIRDGKWKLVQYKELGWELYDMEKDRTETRDLAEQMPEKVAAMKQAFSMWEQNCKAGL encoded by the coding sequence ATGAAAAAGTTTTTTATCCGAGGTGTATTCGTAATTTTATTACTTATCGCAAGTTATACGGCGTTTGGTAAAGCGAATAAGCGTGCTGAAGGACGGCCTAATATTGTTCTCATCATGGTTGATGATATGGGGTATTCTGATATCGGCTGTTACGGGGGGGAAATCGAAACACCGAATCTCGATCGCTTAGCGGCGAACGGCATTCGGTACTCTGAGTTCTATAATACCTCGAAGTGCAATACCTCACGTGAATCCCTGCTGATGGGCCGCTATGTGAACCGGGTCAGCGAGCATAAAAACTTCAGTTCCGGACCGACGCTTGGGGAACTGGCTCAACAGGCCGGGTACCGTACGCTTTGGGCGGGGAAAAATCACAACAGCATTCGTCCGCCGGAGCGTGGGTTCGATCGGTTTTTCGGTATACAGGGGGGACTGTCTAACTTTTTCTGTCCGGCTCGAAAAACGGCGGATGGGCGTCCGGTTCCGTATACCGGGACAAGCGTCAACGAGTGGATGGTTCATGATGAGTGGGTAGAATTGTTTGTCCCGACCGATCCCGAGTTTTATGTGACCGATGCCATTACCGATAACGCGTTGCTATGGCTGAAGGAATACAGCGGGGAAGATAAACCGTTCTTTCTCTATCTCGCTTACACAGCGCCCCACGCCCCATTGCAGGCGAGGGAGCAAGACATTAAAAAATATGAGGGCCGCTATGATGTCGGTTATCAGGAAATTCGAAAACAACGTTATAAGCGCGCCGTGAAGGATGGTGTGTTCAACCCGGAAACCGCGCCGTTTCATCCGCAAAAGATTACTCAATGGGATTCGCTTTCTCCTGAGGAAAAGGAGCTGGAGGCTGACCGGATGGAGGTGTATGCCGCGATGATTGATCGGGTGGATCAGAATGTCGGACGGGTTCTATCTGAGCTGGAAGTTCGGGGTGAGCTGGACAATACGCTGATTCTGTTTATGTCCGATAACGGGGCAAATGGTTCGAGAGGCGACGAGTATAAAGATTATTATACCCCGACGGGAAACGAGCAGCTGGGAGGCATGTTCAGCTGGGAGTTTCTGGGTAAAAACTGGGCAATGGTCGCTAACAGCCCGTTGGGCTATTACAAGAAAACCAGTCACGAAGGTGGCGTCTGCTCGCCGATGATTGCGTATTGGCCCGAGGGGATACCCCTCAAAAACGGTTGGGTTCATGAGCCTGCGCATCTGGTCGATATTATGAGTACCCTGCTGGATCTGACAGATCTGCGGTACCCATCGGAATTTAACGGGGAGCCGGCCAAACCAAATGAAGGGATTAGCCTGCTGCCATCCTTTAGGGGCGAGCCTCTGGCGGTGCGTAAACATAAAATCGGTAACGATTATAAGTTCGGCAAGATGATCCGCGACGGAAAATGGAAGTTGGTGCAGTACAAGGAGCTGGGGTGGGAATTGTACGATATGGAGAAGGACCGCACGGAAACCCGTGATCTGGCTGAACAAATGCCTGAAAAGGTTGCGGCCATGAAGCAGGCATTTTCGATGTGGGAGCAGAACTGCAAAGCCGGTTTGTGA
- a CDS encoding arylsulfatase — MKRVLIVFLGLFLNAAVLMAGMKPNILLIMVDDMGYSDIGCYGGEIETPNLDRLAANGLRYSQFYNTSKCNTSREALLSGRYVTRVTEHKNFAVGPTLGELAQQAGYRTLMAGKNHNKIRPTERGFDRFFGLQGGLSNFFCPARETADGRPLPYSSTSLVEWMVDDQWVEPFVPQDPEFYVTDAITDNGIQWLKEYEGEEKPFLLYLAYTAPHYPIQARAEDVAKYDGRYDAGYQVIQNQRYERMIGLGVIDPETSPLHPQKKKQWDSLSAEEQQQEANRMEVHAAMVDRVDQNIGRVLDELAAQGKLENTLILFLSDNGAERVYIKPDKDAYQPNGREVQGGAFTWDAIGQQWAYVANTPLGYFKKTSHEGGIRTPMIAYWPKGIKKTNRWCREPAHLVDIMATFLDLSDLNYPEQFNGRPAKPIEGISLVPSFSEEELPSREYKIGNDYKFGKMIRDGKWKLVKYKDDPWELYDMSTDNTETKNLAQQMPEKVSEMKKTYAQWEQNCQSGL; from the coding sequence ATGAAGCGGGTGCTAATAGTGTTTTTGGGGCTATTCCTGAATGCAGCTGTACTGATGGCAGGGATGAAGCCCAATATTCTTCTGATTATGGTGGATGATATGGGGTATTCCGATATCGGGTGTTACGGCGGTGAAATTGAAACGCCGAATCTGGACCGTCTGGCAGCGAATGGGTTGCGCTACTCGCAGTTTTATAATACCTCAAAGTGCAACACATCGCGGGAGGCATTGTTAAGCGGACGTTACGTTACGCGGGTGACAGAGCATAAGAATTTTGCCGTTGGACCGACGTTGGGCGAGCTGGCACAGCAAGCAGGCTATCGTACCCTGATGGCTGGAAAGAATCATAATAAGATTCGCCCCACCGAACGCGGTTTTGATCGCTTCTTCGGTTTGCAGGGGGGACTGTCAAACTTCTTCTGTCCGGCTCGGGAAACGGCGGATGGTCGTCCGTTGCCGTATTCGAGTACGAGCCTGGTGGAGTGGATGGTTGATGACCAATGGGTGGAGCCCTTTGTTCCACAAGACCCTGAGTTTTATGTGACCGATGCGATTACGGATAATGGGATCCAATGGTTGAAGGAGTATGAGGGCGAGGAAAAACCGTTTCTGCTCTATCTGGCCTACACAGCACCGCACTATCCCATTCAAGCTCGGGCCGAGGATGTTGCTAAATATGACGGCCGCTATGATGCGGGCTATCAGGTGATTCAAAACCAGCGCTATGAACGTATGATCGGGCTGGGGGTGATCGATCCGGAGACCTCGCCACTGCACCCGCAGAAAAAAAAACAATGGGATTCGTTGTCCGCGGAAGAGCAACAACAGGAAGCGAACCGTATGGAAGTGCATGCGGCGATGGTTGATCGGGTGGATCAGAATATCGGCCGAGTGCTCGACGAATTGGCCGCGCAGGGCAAGCTGGAAAATACTCTGATCCTGTTTCTGTCAGATAACGGGGCGGAGCGGGTCTATATCAAACCGGATAAAGACGCCTATCAGCCGAATGGCAGGGAGGTGCAGGGCGGGGCGTTTACATGGGATGCAATTGGCCAACAGTGGGCCTATGTGGCGAATACCCCGCTGGGTTATTTTAAAAAAACAAGTCATGAGGGCGGCATCCGTACGCCCATGATTGCGTATTGGCCTAAGGGAATTAAAAAAACAAATCGCTGGTGCCGTGAGCCGGCTCACCTCGTGGATATAATGGCCACTTTTCTCGACCTTTCGGACCTTAACTACCCGGAACAGTTCAATGGCAGACCTGCTAAGCCGATTGAGGGGATTAGTCTGGTTCCGTCTTTTTCGGAAGAAGAGTTGCCGAGCCGCGAATACAAGATCGGCAATGACTATAAGTTCGGGAAAATGATCCGCGACGGAAAATGGAAACTGGTTAAGTACAAGGATGATCCATGGGAATTATACGACATGTCGACAGATAATACCGAAACCAAAAATTTAGCTCAACAAATGCCCGAGAAGGTCTCGGAGATGAAAAAGACCTATGCTCAGTGGGAACAAAACTGTCAGTCAGGACTGTGA
- a CDS encoding arylsulfatase, giving the protein MKRGLIALCGMVLVAVNAIANDKPNIILIFADDLGPGMLSCYGQQIVTTPHIDRLADEGISFENYYGGVFCAPARWTLLTGMHDGRIGGFKHTRAGLPIKRDAGEISEKEYQKQLEELKANAHPIADNEVFLAQVAQEAGYKTAQFGKLDRGFLTWHERVKRFGWDFYEGLYDHVRCHGFYPPYIWRNGEKVELEGNPYPNCGKASQDGMDEPVGKFGETYCPDVFVESMLDYIREHGEAIRSGKDLKPFFIYHPTQLPHGPSAVPAIHPDYVDDRRLDLSEKKYATMVKILDNHVGQILDELKKQGLDDNTVVFFASDNGHEMYSGPFIDYKKQKTPDGRKYNLTDNKFRTSEVDDVFNGAGGRAGLKRSGYQGGIQCVMMARWPGSIPKGRTTDLLTAHYDFMATVADIGGVDAPEGKDGISYLPTLLGKPQTTTHDYVVVANTWKIMGGSSIMTSDGWKLIQDNKTGEFQLYHIAEDNEERNELSAKYPERVEQMKKNLLRELNSERPDL; this is encoded by the coding sequence ATGAAACGTGGATTGATCGCTTTATGCGGTATGGTCTTGGTTGCTGTAAATGCCATCGCGAACGATAAACCAAATATTATCCTGATTTTTGCAGATGACCTGGGGCCGGGCATGCTGAGCTGCTATGGGCAACAGATTGTAACGACGCCGCACATTGACAGGCTCGCTGACGAGGGAATTTCATTTGAAAACTATTATGGCGGTGTCTTCTGCGCGCCCGCACGCTGGACGCTGCTAACCGGCATGCACGACGGCCGAATCGGCGGCTTTAAGCATACCCGTGCCGGTCTTCCTATTAAACGGGATGCCGGGGAGATTTCGGAAAAGGAATATCAAAAGCAGCTTGAAGAGTTGAAAGCCAATGCTCACCCCATTGCAGATAATGAAGTGTTTCTGGCCCAGGTGGCACAAGAAGCGGGCTATAAAACAGCCCAGTTCGGCAAATTGGATCGCGGATTCCTGACGTGGCATGAGCGGGTGAAGCGTTTTGGGTGGGACTTTTATGAGGGCTTGTATGATCATGTCCGTTGCCACGGGTTTTATCCGCCCTACATCTGGCGCAATGGTGAAAAGGTGGAACTCGAAGGCAACCCGTACCCGAATTGTGGAAAAGCCAGTCAGGACGGCATGGACGAGCCGGTTGGCAAGTTCGGAGAAACCTATTGTCCGGATGTGTTTGTTGAAAGCATGCTGGATTATATCCGGGAGCATGGAGAGGCCATTCGTTCGGGCAAGGACTTGAAACCGTTCTTTATCTATCATCCGACCCAGTTACCGCATGGGCCATCAGCTGTTCCGGCCATTCATCCGGATTATGTGGATGATAGGCGGCTCGACCTGTCTGAGAAAAAATATGCCACAATGGTTAAAATTCTGGATAACCACGTGGGACAGATTCTTGACGAACTGAAAAAACAGGGGCTGGATGACAATACCGTGGTCTTTTTTGCCTCAGATAACGGCCATGAAATGTATTCCGGCCCGTTTATTGATTACAAGAAGCAGAAAACACCTGACGGCAGGAAATATAATCTGACCGACAACAAGTTCCGAACATCGGAAGTGGATGATGTATTTAATGGAGCAGGAGGCAGGGCGGGGCTGAAACGTTCCGGTTATCAGGGTGGTATCCAGTGTGTAATGATGGCGCGGTGGCCGGGCAGCATTCCGAAGGGAAGAACGACGGATCTTCTGACGGCACATTATGATTTTATGGCAACCGTGGCGGATATTGGCGGGGTGGACGCTCCTGAGGGCAAGGACGGGATTTCCTACCTGCCAACCTTGTTGGGAAAACCGCAGACCACCACGCATGATTATGTGGTGGTGGCCAATACCTGGAAAATTATGGGCGGTAGTTCTATTATGACTTCCGACGGATGGAAACTGATTCAGGACAATAAGACCGGTGAATTCCAACTCTACCATATTGCGGAAGATAACGAGGAACGGAACGAACTGTCAGCCAAGTATCCCGAACGAGTGGAGCAGATGAAAAAAAATCTGCTTCGAGAACTCAACTCCGAGCGCCCTGACCTATGA
- a CDS encoding sulfatase: protein MKNNSVEVVMLCMALCWSVSSAESRSEVKDAKAPPNVLFIAVDDLNDYPTYAERYPDAITPNLDRLAKQGVVFEKAYCQWPTCGPSRNSVMSGLLPTTVAGKEKWVDEDLQKRTRELGTKLVHEYFSEHGYTTLAVGKLCHDHVPEGSVDESGGRGSFTAGLGRMCKNYGPAGTSTDWFAVDKPDEEFPDYEAASWAINQLQKEQKNPFMLMVGFIRPHVPWYVNKKWFDLYDPAELTLPPYKADDLDDVPPASVAVNIHKNMPRTQWAIENNQWRNILHAYLASVSFMDHQLGRILDALEASPYKDNTVIVLWSDHGYHMGEKNSFQKHSLWDRAGHVPLLFAGTGIEKEKRCGRVVSLLDIYPTLLELCGLPENPKNEGRSLVPLLNDPKREWPYPALTAWRENCFALQAERYRYMRYKDGSEELYDHQNDPNEWTNLAENPEFTTVKVELQAQLDALEIKGEVTRWGK from the coding sequence ATGAAAAATAATAGTGTCGAAGTAGTCATGTTGTGTATGGCTTTATGCTGGAGCGTTAGTTCTGCGGAAAGCCGAAGTGAAGTTAAGGATGCTAAAGCGCCCCCCAACGTACTCTTTATCGCCGTGGATGACCTAAATGATTATCCAACCTATGCGGAGCGTTACCCGGATGCGATTACGCCCAATCTGGATCGGTTGGCGAAACAGGGGGTGGTTTTTGAAAAGGCGTATTGTCAGTGGCCCACCTGCGGCCCGTCGCGCAACAGCGTTATGTCCGGATTGCTGCCGACCACTGTGGCTGGGAAGGAAAAATGGGTGGATGAAGATCTGCAGAAGCGCACCCGGGAATTGGGGACCAAACTGGTGCATGAATATTTTTCCGAGCATGGTTATACAACGCTGGCCGTTGGGAAGCTGTGTCATGATCATGTCCCGGAAGGAAGCGTGGATGAAAGTGGCGGGCGTGGGTCTTTTACTGCGGGATTGGGTCGCATGTGTAAGAATTATGGCCCTGCGGGTACCAGCACCGATTGGTTTGCCGTCGATAAACCGGATGAAGAATTCCCTGACTACGAAGCAGCGAGCTGGGCGATTAATCAGCTTCAGAAAGAGCAAAAAAATCCATTTATGCTGATGGTCGGATTTATTCGTCCGCACGTTCCCTGGTATGTAAATAAGAAGTGGTTCGATCTCTATGATCCGGCTGAACTTACCCTGCCTCCCTACAAGGCGGACGATTTAGATGATGTTCCGCCGGCTTCAGTAGCTGTAAATATTCACAAAAATATGCCGCGAACCCAGTGGGCGATTGAGAACAACCAGTGGCGGAATATTCTGCATGCCTATCTGGCGTCGGTTAGTTTTATGGACCACCAGCTGGGCCGTATTCTGGATGCGCTGGAGGCGAGCCCGTACAAGGATAACACCGTTATTGTTCTATGGTCGGACCATGGCTATCACATGGGCGAAAAAAACAGTTTTCAGAAGCACTCCTTGTGGGATCGCGCCGGGCATGTTCCACTGTTGTTTGCCGGTACAGGCATTGAGAAAGAAAAAAGATGCGGCCGAGTGGTCAGCCTGCTGGATATCTACCCCACGCTGCTGGAGTTGTGCGGACTTCCGGAAAACCCGAAAAACGAAGGCCGAAGTTTGGTGCCGTTGCTGAATGATCCGAAAAGAGAATGGCCGTACCCGGCGCTGACAGCTTGGCGGGAAAACTGCTTTGCCCTTCAGGCAGAACGTTACCGCTACATGCGGTATAAAGATGGTTCTGAAGAGCTGTATGACCATCAGAATGATCCGAACGAATGGACCAACCTTGCTGAAAATCCGGAATTTACCACCGTTAAGGTGGAGCTGCAGGCACAGCTGGATGCCCTTGAGATTAAGGGCGAAGTAACGAGGTGGGGAAAATAA
- a CDS encoding alkaline phosphatase D family protein yields the protein MVNRKSFIVSMGGVSVLGALPVWAKGTSTKLDHKFLKGPGLDASMAILNLWGEAAPNKQKMLSLAFAYLNEAPDGSFSGLMQQPEFVALCRASGITHLGGPMLGGISETGARVWIRTLRPSSVSVEINGMRFGPVSSTEESDLTAVVVITGLKPGKEYSYRVLIDDQPIRTDSSTTIRTVPVDHAATRIAFGSCWHRWGIGHPQMDVIRSRKPVAMLMIGDIALQDRLGHLGLQRHDVLLRDLAPRWQRFVSEIPGFASWDDHDYGANDLSGISPEFSVEDQANTRRVFTQSWVNPSYGSESDSRGIFMRTRIGPADVILTDNRTFRRAKNEKYAFLGEEQMAWLKEQLLDCKGPFIILSCGTMWTDFVSNGKDSWGAFDPQGREELFSFIEEQGIKGVLLISGDRHGARGFTIPRKNGFKFYEFGAASLGGRRGPPATNPNWTTQLYGIMGRFAFSEFEFNTTLPDPEVTYRLLDEVGNPIYRLTLTRSQLTP from the coding sequence ATGGTGAATAGAAAAAGTTTTATTGTAAGCATGGGCGGTGTTTCTGTGCTGGGAGCCTTGCCGGTATGGGCGAAAGGTACGAGCACAAAACTGGACCATAAATTCCTGAAGGGGCCTGGGCTGGACGCGTCTATGGCCATCTTGAATTTGTGGGGAGAGGCAGCGCCCAATAAGCAGAAGATGTTGAGCCTTGCGTTTGCTTATTTAAACGAGGCGCCTGATGGTTCTTTTTCCGGACTGATGCAGCAACCGGAGTTTGTTGCACTGTGTCGTGCGTCTGGAATCACTCATTTGGGCGGGCCGATGCTGGGCGGCATTTCAGAAACCGGAGCCCGTGTCTGGATTCGAACGCTTAGACCTTCCAGCGTAAGTGTGGAAATTAATGGAATGCGCTTTGGGCCGGTATCCAGCACGGAAGAGAGTGACTTGACGGCCGTCGTGGTTATTACGGGATTAAAACCGGGGAAGGAATATTCCTATCGCGTGTTGATTGATGATCAGCCGATTCGTACCGACTCTAGCACTACGATTCGAACGGTGCCCGTCGATCACGCTGCCACCCGTATAGCCTTCGGAAGTTGCTGGCATCGGTGGGGCATTGGCCATCCTCAGATGGATGTGATTCGCTCTCGTAAACCGGTGGCTATGCTGATGATCGGTGATATCGCTCTGCAGGATCGACTCGGACACTTAGGCTTGCAGCGTCATGATGTGCTGTTGAGAGATTTGGCTCCGCGCTGGCAACGGTTTGTATCGGAAATTCCGGGATTTGCATCCTGGGATGACCATGATTACGGAGCGAACGATCTCTCGGGCATCAGTCCAGAGTTCAGCGTTGAAGACCAGGCGAATACGCGGCGGGTGTTTACTCAGTCGTGGGTGAATCCTTCTTACGGAAGCGAATCAGACTCGCGTGGTATTTTTATGAGGACACGGATTGGTCCGGCGGACGTAATACTGACCGACAACCGGACCTTTAGGCGTGCAAAGAACGAGAAATATGCGTTTCTGGGCGAAGAGCAAATGGCGTGGCTCAAGGAACAGCTGCTCGACTGCAAAGGCCCCTTCATTATTCTTTCCTGTGGCACCATGTGGACCGATTTTGTTTCCAATGGAAAGGATTCGTGGGGAGCATTCGATCCTCAAGGGCGCGAGGAGCTTTTCAGCTTCATCGAAGAGCAGGGGATAAAAGGAGTGCTCTTAATCTCCGGAGATCGCCACGGTGCCCGCGGGTTCACCATTCCGCGCAAGAACGGATTTAAGTTTTACGAGTTCGGCGCGGCGAGTCTCGGCGGGCGAAGAGGTCCGCCGGCGACGAATCCGAATTGGACGACTCAGCTGTATGGCATTATGGGGAGATTTGCGTTCAGTGAATTCGAGTTCAATACCACGCTGCCCGATCCGGAAGTTACCTATCGGTTGCTCGATGAAGTTGGGAATCCGATCTATCGCCTCACATTGACCCGTAGCCAATTAACCCCATAG
- a CDS encoding sulfatase-like hydrolase/transferase has translation MKLDRIKQGLLMVSGALLLGTSQAAEQPNVVIIYGDDVGYGDVGAYGSRLIPTPNIDRLAAEGLRFTDGHSSAATCSPSRYSMLTGVHAFRDGVSILGPTAGLSVSTLDLTLPKLFRQAGYRTGIVGKWHLGLGENEGSLDWNGAVKPGPLEVGFDSSFLLPITNDRVPCVYVKNHYVVNLNPNDPLVVSRSLKEIRKVKGSTQYPDGRSNPEAMNVLKTEFRHNDTVIHGIGRNGYMAGGKSALWDDETMGDVLVEKAQAFLWEKSDKPFFLFFSTHDIHTPRMPAKRFCGTTTLSARGDAMVQFDWATGQIMKTLADMGVADDTIVIFSSDNGPVYQDAYVDGSKHRDEIGEVDRGHDASGIWRNGKYSIYEGGTRVPLIIRWPGRIQPGVSDALVNQIDFIASFASLLKIDLAEGVARDSRNTLDAFLGKSEQGLPFMIEEAMRDGRALRIGDWKFIAAKQTKAGAFIPAELYDLNCDPGELNNLMDEYPEKAAAMAKRLKELMEGKGVRYAE, from the coding sequence ATGAAACTTGATCGAATAAAACAGGGATTGTTGATGGTGTCGGGGGCCTTGCTGTTAGGGACTTCTCAGGCGGCAGAACAACCGAATGTGGTTATCATTTACGGGGACGATGTCGGATACGGTGATGTTGGCGCATATGGGTCGAGACTTATCCCCACGCCAAATATTGACCGGTTGGCTGCAGAGGGACTGCGCTTTACGGATGGACACAGTTCGGCGGCCACCTGCTCGCCTTCGCGGTATTCTATGCTAACCGGTGTGCATGCTTTCAGGGACGGAGTTTCAATTCTCGGACCAACGGCCGGACTCTCCGTTTCAACCTTGGATCTGACGCTGCCGAAGCTGTTTCGGCAGGCGGGGTACCGCACGGGCATCGTGGGCAAGTGGCACCTGGGACTTGGTGAGAATGAAGGTTCGCTGGATTGGAACGGGGCCGTGAAGCCGGGGCCGTTGGAAGTCGGGTTTGATTCATCGTTTCTGTTGCCGATTACGAATGACCGGGTGCCATGCGTTTATGTGAAGAATCATTATGTAGTGAATTTAAATCCGAATGATCCGCTGGTGGTGAGTCGAAGCCTGAAGGAAATTCGGAAGGTTAAAGGGAGTACGCAATATCCGGACGGGCGGTCTAATCCTGAAGCAATGAATGTTCTGAAAACTGAATTCCGACATAACGACACGGTCATTCACGGCATTGGACGGAACGGATACATGGCTGGAGGAAAATCGGCTCTGTGGGATGATGAGACCATGGGCGATGTCTTGGTTGAAAAGGCGCAGGCCTTTCTGTGGGAAAAATCGGACAAGCCGTTCTTTCTGTTTTTCTCCACGCATGACATTCACACACCGCGCATGCCAGCCAAACGCTTCTGCGGGACAACGACGTTGAGCGCACGAGGCGATGCGATGGTTCAGTTTGATTGGGCGACGGGACAGATTATGAAAACGCTGGCGGACATGGGGGTTGCGGATGACACGATTGTCATTTTTTCGAGTGATAACGGCCCTGTTTACCAGGATGCATACGTTGACGGTTCTAAGCACCGGGATGAAATCGGTGAGGTGGATCGCGGACACGATGCATCGGGAATATGGAGAAACGGGAAATATTCGATATACGAGGGTGGCACCCGGGTTCCGTTGATCATCCGCTGGCCGGGTCGGATTCAACCGGGCGTTTCAGATGCATTGGTTAATCAGATTGATTTCATAGCTTCGTTTGCTTCGCTGTTGAAAATCGATTTAGCGGAGGGAGTAGCACGCGACAGCCGCAATACATTGGATGCCTTCCTTGGTAAATCAGAGCAGGGTCTGCCTTTTATGATTGAAGAGGCTATGCGCGATGGGCGTGCGCTACGGATTGGCGACTGGAAATTCATTGCCGCTAAACAGACAAAGGCGGGGGCATTCATACCGGCGGAACTTTATGACCTGAATTGCGATCCAGGCGAGCTGAATAATCTCATGGATGAGTATCCGGAAAAAGCCGCAGCCATGGCAAAACGATTGAAAGAACTGATGGAAGGCAAGGGTGTAAGATATGCGGAATAA
- a CDS encoding M48 family metallopeptidase, whose protein sequence is MLSLAHPATEFRFKPPSEKQYVSGESFRYLGRTYKLLVRKAKGEPRVSLQHGTLTVYSAFPQNRLITRKLLDAWYARKTERVFRERLHVCFGLFDYEELPSLGIRKLKKRWGSYLEKPHRIILNQDLIQASKAQIDYVVIHELCHVRHKQHNQAFRTLLESKLPHWEKLKTELELKLLA, encoded by the coding sequence ATGCTCTCCCTTGCGCACCCGGCCACCGAGTTCCGATTCAAGCCGCCATCGGAAAAGCAGTATGTTTCCGGCGAGTCGTTTCGTTATCTGGGGCGCACCTACAAGCTGCTGGTGCGGAAAGCCAAGGGCGAACCGCGTGTGTCGCTGCAGCACGGCACGTTGACGGTCTATAGCGCCTTCCCGCAAAACCGTCTGATTACCCGCAAGCTGCTGGATGCGTGGTATGCCCGAAAGACGGAGCGTGTATTCCGCGAGCGGCTCCATGTCTGCTTCGGGCTGTTCGACTATGAAGAACTTCCAAGCCTTGGAATCCGTAAGCTGAAGAAGCGGTGGGGCAGCTATCTCGAAAAACCGCACCGCATCATCCTGAACCAGGACCTGATCCAGGCTTCCAAAGCGCAGATCGACTACGTCGTTATCCACGAGCTATGCCACGTGCGCCACAAACAACACAACCAGGCCTTCCGCACCCTTTTAGAATCCAAGCTCCCGCACTGGGAAAAGCTAAAAACCGAACTCGAACTCAAACTGTTGGCGTAG